A region from the Silene latifolia isolate original U9 population chromosome 7, ASM4854445v1, whole genome shotgun sequence genome encodes:
- the LOC141590767 gene encoding cysteine-rich receptor-like protein kinase 6 — MERIVLVLVSLWLLVGQFSATDDAEESVVYFLGVDCPRADLNDTDNISFDENINYVLENLSAVSSSRKFYNYTIGDSSEQVYGLYQCAEDGSLQQCSECLKNATEEIIRYCPFAKEAIIWYPGCMLRYANRSIFSLSETSPNLYLDFGIKVPNYNEFAPKLASTMDGLIKNASSTLPHFASGKTELTSEVDNLFSFAQCTADLNISGCKHCLKSALSEMAICCNASTGALVYLPSCFLFYNQGPALEHMLSPTSPPPSPRRPPPAPTIQKGTSKTTSLNTGTIAAITASVSVGLLVLFVVCGICFCRKEPKEASGDIPLTSPFYSGTAKSDVEGLGDSEFEQYSFKTLKIATQDFSDENMLGEGGFGMVYKGIHKNGQELAIKRLSGGTSGQGTKEFMTEARLLAKLQHRNLVKLLGFCSEGDEKLLVYELMPNSSLDGFLFDPAKRPLLDWVTRSKIITGIARGLQYLHEDSRLTIIHRDLKPGNILLDMYMNPKIADFGLAKLSEGAQKFGNTVRVAGTQGYMAPEYLMTGDYSDKTDVYSFGIMLLEIVSGRRNRISRQTPQQEDLSIQAWRLWNEERSFEITDPVLLDNCPNNEVTRYIQIGLLCVQANAEERPTMTAVVFMLTCATDLPLPSTPIMTSNQCNMLMNYSNGQQSDVDRSSTKSITVTADVTHDLNPKPR; from the exons ATGGAGAGAATTGTGCTTGTTTTGGTATCGCTATGGCTTTTAGTTGGCCAATTTTCAGCGACAGATGATGCCGAGGAGTCTGTGGTGTATTTTCTAGGTGTAGACTGTCCTAGAGCCGACTTGAACGACACTGACAACATTTCATTTGATGAAAATATCAATTATGTTTTGGAAAATCTCAGTGCCGTCTCCTCGTCTAGGAAGTTCTACAATTACACCATCGGTGATTCTTCCGAGCAAGTGTATGGCCTATATCAATGTGCAGAAGACGGTAGCCTACAGCAATGTAGTGAATGTCTAAAGAATGCCACTGAAGAAATAATTCGATATTGCCCTTTCGCTAAAGAAGCTATCATATGGTACCCAGGGTGCATGTTACGGTATGCTAACCGTAGCATCTTCTCTTTGTCCGAGACATCTCCTAACTTATATTTAGACTTTGGTATCAAAGTACCAAACTACAATGAATTTGCTCCGAAACTAGCAAGTACAATGGATGGGCTGATAAAAAACGCATCATCTACCTTGCCACATTTTGCTTCAGGGAAAACCGAATTGACATCGGAGGTCGATAACTTGTTCAGTTTTGCACAATGCACCGCTGATCTTAATATTTCTGGTTGTAAACATTGTCTCAAATCTGCTTTATCTGAAATGGCTATATGTTGTAATGCTAGTACTGGGGCGTTGGTCTATCTCCCCAGTTGTTTCTTGTTCTATAATCAGGGTCCCGCTCTGGAACATATGCTGTCTCCGACGTCTCCACCGCCGTCTCCACGGCGTCCTCCTCCTGCCCCGACCATCCAAAAAG gaacaagcaagacaacatcactAAATACGGGAACTATAGCAGCGATAACAGCTTCCGTATCAGTTGGATTGCTCGTTCTATTTGTGGTTTGCGGGATATGTTTTTGTCGTAAAGAGCCTAAAGAGGCGAGCGGCGATATACCTCTGACATCACCATTCTATAGTGGTACTG CAAAAAGTGATGTTGAGGGTCTTGGAGACTCGGAATTTGAGCAATATAGTTTCAAAACTTTGAAAATTGCAACACAAGATTTCTCAGACGAAAACATGCTGGGTGAAGGCGGCTTTGGTATGGTTTACAAG GGGATACATAAGAATGGACAAGAATTGGCCATCAAGAGGCTCTCTGGCGGCACCTCGGGCCAGGGTACCAAGGAATTCATGACAGAGGCTCGCCTTTTGGCGAAGCTTCAACACCGAAATCTCGTTAAGCTCTTAGGATTTTGCTCGGAAGGAGATGAGAAATTGCTCGTTTATGAGCTCATGCCTAATTCAAGTTTGGATGGGTTCTTGTTTG ATCCAGCAAAGCGGCCTCTGTTGGATTGGGTAACAAGGAGCAAAATTATCACGGGGATTGCGAGAGGTCTCCAATATCTTCACGAAGATTCTCGTCTCACCATTATACACCGTGACCTTAAACCCGGTAATATTTTATTGGACATGTATATGAATCCTAAGATAGCGGACTTTGGCTTAGCAAAACTCTCTGAGGGTGCACAAAAGTTTGGTAACACGGTTCGCGTTGCCGGAACACA AGGATATATGGCACCCGAGTACTTGATGACTGGGGACTACTCCGACAAAACCGATGTTTATAGTTTTGGAATCATGCTTTTGGAGATTGTAAGTGGACGGAGGAATAGAATTAGTCGCCAGACACCACAACAAGAAGACCTCTCAATTCAG GCATGGAGACTATGGAACGAGGAACGATCATTTGAGATAACAGATCCAGTACTGCTCGACAATTGTCCGAACAACGAGGTAACAAGGTACATCCAAATAGGATTGTTATGTGTGCAAGCGAATGCAGAGGAAAGACCCACAATGACAGCAGTTGTTTTCATGCTTACTTGTGCTACTGATCTTCCATTGCCATCAACACCTATCATGACCTCAAATCAGTGCAACATGCTCATGAATTACAGTAACGGGCAACAAAGTGACGTTGATCGATCTTCGACCAAGTCTATTACCGTGACAGCCGATGTGACACATGACTTAAACCCAAAACCAAGATGA
- the LOC141590768 gene encoding cysteine-rich receptor-like protein kinase 8 yields MNELIENASSASSRFASGKTSLTLSDQLYSFAQCTPDIDTYGCSNCLKSALTQMISCCNASSYVMIFFPSCQLWYDTTGPFLKDQSTEALLPIINPGSKTENKTSLKPAIIAAIAACLLVGLLVVSIVLWICFCCKKPGDMNGDVPPTSPLNYGAVKSDEDGLGDAEFEQYNFKSLRIATSDFSNENRLGEGGFGIVYKGTLKNGKQLAIKRLSQGTSGQGTKEFMTEAGLLAKLQHRNLVKLLGFCSEGEEKLLVYEFMSNASLDGFLFDPIKRPLLDWATRRKIIVGIAKGLQYLHEDSRLTIIHRDLKPGNILLDKEMNPKIADFGLAKLSEGAQKFGNTVRVAGTQGYMAPEYLMTGDYSDKSDVYSFGIMLLEIVSGQRNIMIRQSPREDLSIQAWRLWNEEQSFEITDPILFEDCPRNEVMRCIQIGLLCVQANADERPTMTAVVFMLTCATDLPLPSAPMMTSNQNNTPMSYSSGQQSDVDRSTTKSITMTADVTHDLNPQPR; encoded by the exons ATGAATGAGTTGATAGAAAATGCTTCGTCCGCCTCATCTCGTTTTGCGTCTGGGAAAACGAGTTTGACATTGTCAGATCAATTGTATAGTTTTGCACAATGCACCCCTGATATTGATACTTATGGATGCAGTAATTGTCTCAAATCCGCGTTAACTCAAATGATTAGTTGTTGTAATGCAAGTTCATATGTAATGATTTTCTTTCCTAGTTGTCAGTTATGGTATGATACGACCGGTCCCTTTTTGAAAGATCAGTCGACTGAAGCTCTTCTTCCGATCATCAATCCAG GTTCTAAAACTGAGAATAAAACGTCGTTGAAGCCAGCAATCATTGCAGCAATCGCTGCTTGCTTATTGGTTGGATTGCTAGTTGTGTCTATAGTTTTGTGGATATGTTTTTGTTGTAAGAAGCCTGGAGATATGAATGGCGATGTACCACCAACGTCACCACTGAATTATGGGGCTG TAAAAAGTGATGAAGACGGTCTTGGAGACGCAGAATTTGAACAATATAACTTCAAAAGTTTGAGAATTGCAACGAGCGACTTCTCAAATGAAAACAGGCTCGGTGAAGGAGGCTTTGGGATTGTTTACAAG GGGACACTTAAGAATGGAAAGCAATTAGCCATTAAGAGGCTCTCTCAAGGCACTTCAGGACAGGGTACCAAGGAATTCATGACGGAAGCCGGCCTATTAGCCAAGCTTCAACACCGAAATCTCGTTAAACTCTTGGGATTTTGTTCTGAAGGGGAAGAGAAACTACTCGTCTATGAGTTTATGTCTAATGCAAGCTTGGACGGATTCTTGTTTG ATCCAATAAAGCGGCCACTCTTAGATTGGGCAACAAGGCGCAAAATTATAGTAGGAATTGCAAAAGGTCTTCAATATCTCCATGAAGATTCTCGTCTAACTATTATACATCGCGACCTTAAGCCCGGTAACATTTTATTAGACAAAGAAATGAACCCCAAGATAGCTGACTTTGGCTTGGCAAAACTATCCGAAGGTGCACAAAAGTTTGGGAACACGGTTCGCGTTGCCGGAACACA AGGATACATGGCCCCAGAGTATCTAATGACAGGAGACTACTCGGACAAATCCGACGTCTATAGTTTCGGAATCATGCTTCTAGAGATTGTTAGTGGTCAGCGGAACATAATGATTCGCCAATCACCCCGAGAGGACCTCTCAATTCAGGCATGGAGACTATGGAACGAGGAGCAATCCTTCGAGATTACAGATCCAATACTATTCGAGGATTGTCCACGCAATGAGGTGATGAGGTGCATCCAGATCGGATTGCTATGTGTGCAAGCAAATGCAGATGAAAGACCCACAATGACGGCAGTGGTTTTCATGCTTACTTGCGCTACTGACCTTCCATTGCCCTCAGCGCCAATGATGACCTCAAATCAAAACAACACACCTATGAGTTACAGCAGCGGACAACAAAGTGATGTCGATAGATCTACGACCAAGTCTATTACCATGACGGCCGATGTGACGCATGACTTAAATCCACAACCAAGATGA
- the LOC141590769 gene encoding putative cysteine-rich receptor-like protein kinase 39, with amino-acid sequence MKKIVIVLLSFLFSQFSITIKADITYNSLKGCRSSDLSYTQGSVYEKNLNLLFDKFNSISSTHKFYNYTIGDASNQVYGLFQCRNDIGLGNCNECVKNATRDIVLECPSAGEGIVWYEECMLRYANRNIFALYETSPLAFKGSKVNVSKFDEFSSIFANTMNGLIKNASSGSQHFASGKTSLTSSDQLYSFAQCTPDIDTFGCSRCLKIALTRMISCCNASAFVMIFYPSCQLRYDTTGPFLKDPSSPALLPVVHQDSVTEKKTSLNPAIIAVIVACASVGLLVVSVVLWICFCRKKPEEVSDDVPPTSPLYGGTAKSDAEGLGDKEFEQYSFKSLRIATSEFSNENKLGEGGFGIVYKGTLKNGEQLAIKRLSQGTSGQGTKEFMTEARLLAKLQHRNLVRLLGFCSEGDEKLLVYEFMSNASLDGFLFDPIKRPLLGWGTRSKIIIGIAKGLQYLHDDSRLTIIHRDLKPGNILLDKEMNPKIADFGLAKLSEGAQKFGNTVRIAGTQGYMAPEYLMTGEYSDKSDVYSYGIMLLEIVSGQRNRMNRQTHPREDLSIQAWRLWNEERSFEITDPILFENCPRNEVTRYIQIGLLCVQANAEERPTMAAVVFMLTCATNLPLPSAPMMTSNQNNMPMNYNSWQQSSNQVYGLFQCRNDIGLNVCNQCVKEASQKIIEKCPLSGEGIVWYDECMLRYANRKIFSSYETLPGINIQSLVNVTNYDEFAPILATSLKGVIKDASSASPHYASRETNLTLFDQLYSFAQCTPDIDSFGCNNCLKFAMATMVQCCNKSVNVMVFTPSCQLRYDRSPFLKDSSSPAPPPAIHQASATSEKVLLKPAMIGAIAASVLIGMLVLTVCLLICLKRNQAEAVTSHVLLTSPTPSHGSSERFSKEPIKIDGESLGDTEFKQYDFNTLKIATRDFSDETMLGEGGFGKVYKGTLENGDQIAIKRLSNGTTGQGTKEFMTESRVLAKLQHRNLVKLLGFCSEGEEKLLVYEFLSNASLDRFLFDPKKRSHLDWTTRNKIIMGIARGLQYLHEDSRLTIIHRDLKPGNILLDEEMNPKVADFGLAKLFECAQKFGNTVRIVGTQGYMAPEYLMSGDYSAKSDVYSFGIMLLEIVSGQKSRPSNRSQQTEDLSIQAWRLWDEDRSMEITDPVLLNNCPSNEVKRCIQIGLLCIQANAEERPTMGAVVLTLTCSIDLPSPSPPMMTSSQYSMAMSYSADQNSTKSVTMKTDMGQNLYQKPR; translated from the exons ATGAAGAAAATTGTGATTGttttattatcatttttattttcCCAATTTTCTATCACAATTAAGGCTGATATAACATATAATTCTCTAAAGGGTTGTAGGAGCAGTGATTTGAGTTATACTCAGGGTAGTGTATATGAAAAAAACCTCAATCTCCTTTTCGACAAATTCAACTCTATATCGTCGACTCATAAGTTTTATAATTACACCATTGGTGATGCTTCAAACCAAGTTTACGGCCTCTTTCAATGCCGAAATGACATTGGGCTTGGTAATTGTAACGAATGTGTTAAGAATGCGACTCGAGATATAGTGCTTGAGTGTCCTTCAGCTGGTGAAGGTATTGTATGGTACGAAGAATGTATGTTACGGTATGCTAATCGTAACATCTTCGCATTGTACGAGACATCTCCTTTGGCGTTTAAAGGTAGCAAAGTCAATGTATCAAAATTTGATGAATTTTCTTCGATATTTGCTAATACAATGAATGGGTTGATAAAAAATGCTTCGTCTGGCTCGCAACATTTCGCTTCAGGGAAAACGAGTTTGACATCGTCCGATCAATTGTATAGTTTTGCACAATGCACCCCTGATATTGATACTTTTGGGTGTAGTCGATGTCTTAAAATTGCTCTTACTCGAATGATTAGTTGTTGTAATGCGAGCGCGTTTGTGATGATCTTCTATCCGAGTTGTCAGTTGAGGTATGATACGACCGGTCCCTTTTTGAAAGATCCGTCATCTCCTGCTCTTCTTCCGGTCGTCCATCAAG ATTCGGTAACAGAGAAGAAAACATCATTGAACCCGGCGATCATTGCAGTGATAGTTGCTTGTGCATCAGTTGGATTGCTGGTTGTGTCTGTTGTTTTGTGGATATGTTTTTGTCGTAAAAAGCCGGAAGAAGTGAGTGATGATGTACCACCAACATCACCACTGTATGGCGGCACTG CAAAAAGTGATGCAGAGGGTCTTGGAGACAAAGAATTTGAGCAATATAGCTTCAAAAGTTTAAGAATTGCGACAAGCGAGTTCTCCAATGAAAACAAGCTTGGCGAAGGCGGCTTTGGTATTGTCTACAAG GGGACACTTAAGAATGGGGAGCAATTAGCCATTAAAAGGCTCTCACAAGGAACTTCTGGACAGGGTACCAAAGAATTTATGACCGAAGCCCGTCTTTTGGCTAAGCTTCAACACCGAAATCTTGTCAGACTCTTGGGATTTTGTTCAGAAGGAGACGAGAAATTACTCGTCTATGAGTTTATGTCTAACGCAAGTCTGGACGGGTTCTTATTTG ATCCAATAAAGCGACCTCTCTTAGGTTGGGGAACGAGGAGCAAAATTATAATAGGAATTGCAAAAGGTCTCCAATACCTCCATGATGATTCTCGTCTCACTATTATACATCGTGACCTCAAACCCGGTAATATTTTATTGGACAAGGAAATGAACCCTAAAATAGCTGATTTTGGCTTGGCCAAACTCTCCGAAGGTGCTCAGAAATTTGGAAACACGGTTCGCATTGCCGGAACACA AGGATACATGGCACCTGAGTACCTAATGACAGGGGAGTACTCCGACAAGTCCGATGTCTATAGTTACGGAATCATGCTTTTGGAGATCGTGAGTGGTCAGAGGAATAGAATGAATCGCCAGACACATCCAAGAGAGGACCTCTCAATTCAG GCATGGAGACTATGGAACGAGGAACGATCTTTCGAGATAACAGATCCGATACTATTCGAGAATTGTCCACGCAACGAGGTGACGAGATACATCCAGATTGGCTTGTTATGTGTGCAAGCAAATGCAGAGGAAAGACCCACAATGGCGGCAGTGGTGTTCATGCTTACTTGCGCCACTAACCTTCCACTGCCATCAGCACCAATGATGACCTCAAATCAAAATAACATGCCTATGAATTACAATAGCTGGCAACAAA GTTCGAACCAAGTGTACGGCCTCTTTCAATGTCGAAATGACATTGGCCTCAATGTTTGTAACCAATGTGTCAAAGAAGCATCTCAAAAAATTATTGAAAAGTGTCCTTTATCCGGTGAAGGTATTGTATGGTACGATGAATGTATGTTACGGTATGCAAACCGTAAGATCTTCTCTAGCTACGAGACACTTCCCGGGATCAATATACAGAGCTTGGTTAATGTAACCAACTATGATGAATTTGCTCCAATACTAGCTACTTCATTGAAGGGGGTCATCAAGGACGCGTCTTCTGCCTCGCCACATTATGCTTCTAGAGAAACGAATTTGACTTTGTTCGACCAATTGTATAGTTTTGCACAATGCACCCCTGATATTGATTCTTTCGGGTGTAATAATTGTCTAAAATTCGCTATGGCTACGATGGTTCAATGTTGTAATAAAAGTGTCAATGTGATGGTCTTCACACCCAGTTGTCAATTGAGGTACGATAGAAGTCCGTTTTTGAAGGATTCATCGTCTCCAGCTCCTCCCCCGGCTATACATCAAG CATCGGCAACAAGCGAGAAAGTATTATTGAAGCCGGCAATGATTGGAGCGATAGCTGCTTCCGTATTAATAGGAATGCTAGTTCTTACCGTTTGTTTATTGATATGTCTTAAACGCAATCAGGCGGAGGCAGTGACTAGCCATGTACTTCTAACATCACCAACGCCATCACATGGTTCTAGTG AGAGATTCTCTAAAGAACCGATTAAAATCGATGGAGAGAGCCTCGGAGACACAGAATTTAAGCAATATGATTTCAACACTCTGAAAATTGCAACAAGAGACTTCTCAGACGAAACTATGTTGGGCGAAGGCGGGTTTGGCAAAGTGTACAAG GGGACACTTGAGAACGGAGATCAAATAGCGATTAAGAGGCTCTCTAATGGCACCACGGGACAAGGTACAAAGGAATTCATGACAGAGTCTCGTGTTTTGGCCAAGCTTCAACACCGAAATCTTGTTAAGCTATTGGGATTCTGCTCTGAGGGCGAAGAGAAACTACTTGTCTATGAGTTTCTGTCTAATGCGAGCTTGGATCGGTTCTTGTTTG ATCCAAAAAAGAGGTCACATTTAGATTGGACAACGAGGAACAAAATAATAATGGGGATTGCAAGAGGCCTACAATATCTTCATGAGGATTCTCGGCTCACTATTATACATCGCGATCTCAAACCCGGAAATATTTTATTGGATGAAGAAATGAATCCAAAAGTAGCTGACTTCGGCTTGGCAAAACTCTTTGAATGTGCACAAAAGTTTGGAAACACTGTCCGGATTGTCGGAACACA AGGATACATGGCACCAGAGTACTTAATGTCAGGGGACTATTCTGCCAAGTCCGATGTCTATAGTTTTGGAATCATGCTTTTGGAGATTGTGAGCGGTCAGAAGAGCAGACCATCTAACCGGTCACAACAAACGGAAGACCTCTCAATTCAA GCGTGGAGACTGTGGGATGAGGACCGATCCATGGAGATAACAGACCCAGTATTGCTAAACAATTGTCCGAGCAACGAGGTGAAGAGGTGCATTCAGATTGGATTGCTATGTATTCAAGCAAATGCAGAGGAACGACCGACAATGGGAGCAGTGGTTCTAACGCTAACGTGCTCCATCGATCTTCCGTCGCCATCACCGCCAATGATGACCTCCAGTCAATACAGCATGGCTATGAGTTACAGTGCTGATCAGAACTCCACCAAATCTGTCACCATGAAAACTGATATGGGCCAGAATCTCTATCAAAAACCAAGATGA
- the LOC141590770 gene encoding uncharacterized protein LOC141590770 encodes MARIMLVLVTILVSQYGSRVHGLSTYVNTGCDATFNYTEGSAYEKNLNLLLTTLTSKSSSLKFYNSTVGDASNKVYGLFQCRFDVGLTDCSKCVTDATQKINQKCHLNGKATVWYYECMLRYSNLNIFGVSDISFVANIRSLTNVSNYAEFSPILANTMNMLINNASSASEHFVSSITNLTLFDQLYSFAQCTPDLDSLDCLRYDTTGPFLKEESSPTPNSGTDGASGASTKTTMNPAIIGAIVACVLVGLLVLSIVVWICMKCKIPEEPGSDVLLSPTAGLNDGPGPGYYDSEKGDKKSLGDTDFEQYDFNTLETATKGFSAEVILGKGGFGNVYKGILENGEQLAIKRLSKDNSGQGAKEFMAEARLLAKLQHRNLVKLVGFCSQGDEKLLVYEFLSNASLDRFLFDPDKRSLLDWATRSNIIMGIARGLQYLHKDSRLIIIHRDLKPANILLDKEMNPKIADFGLAKLFESAQEFGNTNRIAGTQGYMAPEYLMSGEYSDKSDVYSFGIMLLEIVSGQRNREYKRTQQKEDLSIQAWRLWTEGRSFEITDPVLINNCSTNDVMRYIQIGLLCIQANAEERPAMTAVVLMLTSSVELQSPSPPMMTFNPYNMPMNYSGTQNSDVDCSSTKSVTMTADSEQDHNTFTMARIVLVFVSILVCRIFITIDAQATYVGSICEGTDFNYTEGSVYEKNLNLLFKNFTSKSSTLKFYKSAIGAASNEVYGLFQCRNDIGLNVCNSCVKDASQMIIEECPLSGEGVVWYYECMLRYANRDISLYETFPGYFKWHDNNVTNYAEFGPILAKEINGVIKNASSASPHFAYSEANFTLFENLYTFAQCTPDIDSSACNNCLKTALSDMIQCCNASLYTMIFLPSCQLSYTMSLVSIINYTDKNIYTEFKQYDFNTLKIATRDFSDETKLGEGGFGVVYKGTLKNGQQLAIKRLSKGTTGQGTKEFMTEAQVVAKLQHRNLVKLVGFCLEGDEKLLVYEFMPNASLDRFLFDPKRRLVLDWTTRNKIIMGTARGLQYLHEDSRLTIIHRDLKPANILLDKEMIPKVADFGLAKLFGGAQDFGHTLRIVGTQGYMAPEYLMSGEFSAKSDVYSFGIMLLEIVSGQKNRISNRSQQNEDLSIRAWRLWNEDRSLDITDPVLLHKCPSNELKRCIHIGLLCIQNNAEERPTMGAVVLMLTCAIDLPLPSPPMMTSAQHSVNMSYTGGQRSDADQFSTNSVTMRTDMAEDLYPRAR; translated from the exons ATGGCGAGAATTATGCTTGTTTTAGTAACGATATTGGTTAGTCAATATGGTAGCAGAGTTCATGGTTTATCGACTTATGTAAATACGGGTTGTGATGCAACTTTCAATTACACCGAAGGAAGTGCATACGAAAAAAATCTCAATCTCCTTCTAACCACCCTCACCTCTAAATCATCTTCTCTCAAATTCTATAATTCCACGGTCGGTGATGCTTCTAATAAAGTGTACGGCCTCTTTCAATGTCGATTTGACGTTGGCCTTACCGATTGTAGCAAATGTGTTACGGATGCTACTCAAAAGATTAATCAAAAGTGTCATTTAAATGGCAAAGCTACCGTGTGGTACTATGAGTGCATGTTGCGCTACTCTAACCTTAACATCTTCGGTGTGTCCGACATTTCGTTTGTCGCCAATATAAGAAGCTTAACCAATGTGTCCAATTATGCTGAATTTAGTCCAATTTTAGCAAATACAATGAATATGTTGATCAATAATGCTTCTTCTGCCTCAGAGCATTTTGTTTCGAGCATAACCAATTTGACATTGTTCGATCAATTGTATAGTTTTGCGCAGTGTACCCCTGATCTCGACTCCTTGGATTGC TTAAGGTATGATACAACCGGTCCCTTTCTGAAAGAAGAGTCTTCTCCGACTCCTAACTCCGGCACCGATGGAG CTTCTGGAGCAAGcacgaaaacaacaatgaatcCTGCAATCATCGGAGCCATAGTTGCTTGTGTATTAGTAGGATTGCTAGTTCTATCGATTGTCGTGTGGATATGTATGAAATGTAAAATCCCGGAGGAACCGGGTAGCGATGTACTTCTGTCACCAACAGCCGGGCTCAACGATGGTCCTGGTCCTG GCTACTATGACAGCGAAAAAGGCGACAAAAAGAGTCTTGGAGACACGGACTTTGAACAATATGATTTCAACACTCTGGAAACTGCAACAAAAGGCTTCTCAGCTGAAGTAATTCTGggtaaaggcggatttggcaatgttTACAAA GGGATACTTGAGAATGGGGAACAATTAGCAATTAAGAGGCTCTCCAAGGACAACTCTGGACAGGGTGCCAAGGAATTCATGGCCGAGGCCCGACTTCTTGCCAAGCTCCAACACAGAAATCTTGTCAAGCTCGTTGGATTTTGCTCACAGGGAGATGAGAAACTACTTGTTTACGAGTTTTTGTCTAATGCAAGTTTGGACAGGTTCTTGTTTG ATCCCGATAAGCGGTCTCTTTTAGATTGGGCAACAAGGAGTAACATTATAATGGGTATTGCAAGAGGTCTTCAATATCTGCATAAAGATTCCCGACTCATTATTATACACCGCGACCTTAAGCCAGCCAATATTCTATTAGATAAGGAAATGAATCCAAAAATAGCTGACTTTGGCTTGGCGAAGCTCTTTGAAAGTGCGCAAGAGTTTGGAAACACCAATCGCATTGCCGGAACACA AGGATACATGGCACCGGAATATCTCATGTCAGGGGAATATTCTGATAAATCAGATGTCTATAGTTTCGGAATCATGCTGTTGGAGATTGTGAGCGGTCAAAGGAATCGAGAATACAAGCGAACACAACAAAAGGAGGACCTCTCAATCCAG GCATGGAGACTATGGACCGAGGGGCGATCCTTTGAGATAACAGACCCTGTATTGATCAACAATTGTTCGACAAATGACGTGATGAGGTACATTCAGATAGGATTGTTATGTATTCAAGCAAATGCAGAGGAAAGGCCAGCCATGACAGCAGTTGTTCTCATGCTCACTAGCTCTGTCGAGCTTCAGTCGCCATCACCACCGATGATGACTTTCAATCCATACAACATGCCTATGAATTACAGTGGCACGCAAAATAGTGATGTTGATTGCTCTTCCACCAAGTCTGTCACCATGACTGCCGATTCGGAGCAAGA ccaCAATACATTCACCATGGCAAGAATTGTGCTTGTTTTCGTATCGATTTTGGTTTGCCGAATTTTTATCACAATCGATGCACAAGCAACGTATGTAGGTAGCATTTGCGAGGGCACAGATTTCAATTACACTGAAGGTAGTGTATATGAAAAGAACCTAAATCTTCTTTTCAAGAATTTCACCTCCAAATCCTCTACTTTAAAGTTTTACAAATCCGCCATCGGTGCCGCTTCCAATGAAGTGTACGGCCTCTTTCAATGTCGAAATGACATTGGCCTCAATGTCTGTAACTCATGTGTTAAGGACGCGAGTCAAATGATAATTGAAGAGTGTCCTTTGTCAGGCGAAGGTGTTGTGTGGTACTACGAGTGCATGTTACGGTATGCTAACCGTGACATCTCCTTGTACGAGACGTTTCCAGGGTACTTTAAATGGCATGATAACAATGTAACAAATTATGCTGAATTTGGGCCGATACTAGCAAAAGAAATCAATGGCGTTATCAAGAACGCCTCGTCTGCCTCCCCACATTTCGCTTATAGCGAAGCGAATTTTACATTGTTTGAAAATTTATACACTTTTGCACAGTGCACTCCAGATATTGATTCTTCTGCATGTAATAATTGTCTCAaaaccgctttatctgacatgaTTCAATGTTGTAACGCAAGTTTATATACGATGATTTTCCTTCCGAGTTGCCAGTTGAG TTACACAATGTCCCTGGTAAGTATTATTAACTATACAGACAAAAATATTT ATACGGAATTTAAGCAATATGATTTCAACACTCTGAAAATTGCAACAAGAGACTTTTCAGATGAAACGAAGTTGGGTGAAGGCGGGTTTGGTGTTGTTTACAAG GGAACTCTTAAGAATGGACAACAATTAGCGATTAAAAGGCTTTCTAAAGGCACCACGGGACAGGGTACTAAGGAATTCATGACGGAGGCCCAAGTTGTGGCCAAACTTCAACATAGAAATCTAGTAAAGCTTGTCGGGTTCTGCTTAGAAGGAGATGAGAAACTTCTCGTCTATGAGTTTATGCCTAATGCAAGCTTGGACCGGTTCTTGTTTG ATCCAAAAAGGAGACTCGTTTTAGATTGGACAACAAGGAACAAAATTATAATGGGGACTGCAAGAGGTCTTCAATATCTTCATGAAGATTCCCGGCTCACTATTATACATCGTGATCTTAAACCCGCAAACATTTTATTGGACAAGGAAATGATTCcaaaggtagctgattttggttTAGCCAAACTCTTTGGTGGTGCACAAGACTTTGGGCACACCCTTCGCATTGTCGGAACACA AGGATACATGGCACCAGAGTACCTGATGTCAGGGGAATTTTCTGCCAAGTCCGACGTCTACAGTTTTGGAATTATGCTTTTGGAGATCGTGAGCGGCCAGAAGAACAGAATATCTAACCGGTCGCAACAAAATGAGGACCTCTCAATTCGA GCATGGAGACTATGGAATGAGGATCGATCCCTGGACATAACAGACCCAGTATTGCTACACAAATGTCCGAGCAACGAGTTGAAGAGGTGCATTCATATTGGACTGCTATGTATCCAAAACAATGCAGAAGAAAGACCGACAATGGGAGCTGTGGTTCTAATGCTTACCTGCGCTATCGATCTCCCATTGCCATCACCACCGATGATGACCTCCGCTCAACACAGCGTGAATATGAGTTACACTGGTGGGCAACGTAGTGATGCTGATCAGTTCTCAACCAATTCTGTCACCATGAGAACTGATATGGCCGAGGACCTCTATCCAAGAGCAAGATGA